In Embleya scabrispora, the DNA window CGCGGTGCTGCCCTACGGCAAGCCCGGCATCATCAGCGCGTCGATGCTCGGCCTCGGCCGCGCGGTCGGCGAGACCATCGCGGTCGCGATGGTGCTCTCGCCCAGCTTCGACCTCTCGATCCACATCCTGGACCCGGGCAACACCACGATCGCGGCGAACATCGCGAACCAGTTCGGCGAATCCAACGACATCGGCCGCGGCGCGCTGATCGCCTCCGGTCTGGTCCTGTTCATCATGACGCTGCTCGTCAACGGCGCCGCGCGCGTCGTCATCAACCGGCGCAAGGCGTTCTCTGGAGCGAACTCATGACCGTCCTGGACACGGGCGACAAGCGCCCGGGCATCGGTACGGACACGGCCGAGGCCGGTCGCGGGGGCCCGGCCGATCCGCGCGCGGCGTCGCTGACCCGGCGGACCCTGCCGCGTCAGGTGCCGTGGGCGATCGCCGGCGGCGGCGTGCTGCTGACGATCGTGTTCAAGCTGACCCTGGACAACTGGGCACTCGCGGTCTTCCTCGCCGGCGTGATCTTCATCGTCGCGCTCTCCGCCGTCTCGTGGCGCTTCGAGGACGCCCGGCGGGCCCGGGACCGGTTCGCCACCAGCCTGATCTCCACCACGTTCGTGCTCGCCGTGCTGCCGCTGGTCTCGCTGCTCGGCTACACGATCCAGCGCGGCGTCGACAAGCTCACCCCGTACTTCCTGTCCCACTCGATGCGCGGCGTGGGCGCCCGGGACGACACCGGCGGCGTGTACCACGCGATCATCGGCACCCTGGAGCAGGTCGGCCTGGCCACCCTGATCGCGGTCCCGATCGGGCTGCTCACCGCGATCTACCTGGTCGAGTACGGGCGCGGCCGGCTGGCCAAGACGGTGACCTTCTTCGTCGACGTGATGACCGGCCTGCCGTCGATCGTCGCGGGTCTGTTCATCTACGCCTTCTGGATCCTGATGCTCGGCTTCGAGGCCTCCGGCTTCGCCGGGTCGCTGGCGCTGATGATCCTGATGTTGCCCACGGTGGTGCGCTCCGCCGAGGAGATGCTCAAGCTCGTCCCGAACGAGCTGCGCGAGGCCAGCCTGGCGCTCGGCATCCCGAAGTGGCGCACCGTGCTCAAGGTCGTGCTCCCCACCGCCTTCGGCGGCATCGTCACCGGCGTGATGCTCTCCATCGCCCGCGTGATCGGCGAGACCGCCCCGCTGCTGCTGCTCGTCGGGCTCACCCAGTCGATCAACACCGACCCCTTCTCGGGGTGGCAATCGGCGCTGCCGCTGTACGTGTTCGACCAGAACCACGCCGGCAACAAGTTCGCCGAGGAGCGGGCCTGGGCCGCGGCGCTCACGCTGATCCTCATCGTGATGATCCTCAACCTGGCGGCGCGGCTGATCGCCCGCTGGAAGGCACCGAAGGCGGGCCGATGAAGGCCACGACGAGGACCCGTACGGCCGACCGCGGCACCGACATCCGCACCGATCCAGAGGCAGGAATGACCAAGCGCATCGAAGTTGCCGGACTCAACGCCTACTACGGCTCGCACAAGGCCGTCGAGGACATCTCGATGACCATGGAGCCGCGTTCGGTCACGGCCTTCATCGGTCCCTCCGGCTGCGGCAAGTCCACCTTCATCCGCACCCTGAACCGGATGCACGAGCTGATCCCGGGCGCCTCCGTGGACGGCTCGGTCGCGCTCGACGGGCAGGACCTGTACGGCAGCGACATCGACCCGGTGGCGGTGCGCCGCACGGTCGGCATGGTGTTCCAGCGGCCCAACCCCTTCCCGACCATGTCGATCTACGACAACGTCGCGGCCGGGCTCAAGCTCGCCGGGATCAAGCGCAAGGGCGACCTGGACGCGATCGTCGAGCGGTCGCTGCGCGGCGCCAACCTGTGGACCGAGGTCAAGGACCGGCTGAACAAGCCCGGCGCGGGCCTGTCCGGCGGCCAGCAGCAGCGACTGTGCATCGCGCGCGCGATCGCGGTCGAGCCGCAGGTGTTGTTGATGGACGAGCCGTGCTCGGCCCTGGACCCGATCTCCACGCTGGCGATCGAGGACCTGATCGCGCTGCTCAAGGAGCGCTACACGATCGTGATCGTGACGCACAACATGCAGCAGGCGGCCCGCGTCTCGGACAAGACCGCGTTCTTCAACCTGGCCGGCCCGGGTCAGCCCGGCAAGCTGGTGGAGATCGGCGACACCGAGACGATCTTCTCCGCGCCGACCGAGGAATCCACCGCCGACTACATCGCCGGCCGGTTCGGCTGACGGATCGACGCACCGAGCGACGAGTCGACGGACCGCCGACATGGACACGCGACAGGGCCCGCACCGGATTCGGTGCGGGCCCTGTCGTCCGTT includes these proteins:
- the pstA gene encoding phosphate ABC transporter permease PstA, coding for MTVLDTGDKRPGIGTDTAEAGRGGPADPRAASLTRRTLPRQVPWAIAGGGVLLTIVFKLTLDNWALAVFLAGVIFIVALSAVSWRFEDARRARDRFATSLISTTFVLAVLPLVSLLGYTIQRGVDKLTPYFLSHSMRGVGARDDTGGVYHAIIGTLEQVGLATLIAVPIGLLTAIYLVEYGRGRLAKTVTFFVDVMTGLPSIVAGLFIYAFWILMLGFEASGFAGSLALMILMLPTVVRSAEEMLKLVPNELREASLALGIPKWRTVLKVVLPTAFGGIVTGVMLSIARVIGETAPLLLLVGLTQSINTDPFSGWQSALPLYVFDQNHAGNKFAEERAWAAALTLILIVMILNLAARLIARWKAPKAGR
- the pstB gene encoding phosphate ABC transporter ATP-binding protein PstB, whose product is MTKRIEVAGLNAYYGSHKAVEDISMTMEPRSVTAFIGPSGCGKSTFIRTLNRMHELIPGASVDGSVALDGQDLYGSDIDPVAVRRTVGMVFQRPNPFPTMSIYDNVAAGLKLAGIKRKGDLDAIVERSLRGANLWTEVKDRLNKPGAGLSGGQQQRLCIARAIAVEPQVLLMDEPCSALDPISTLAIEDLIALLKERYTIVIVTHNMQQAARVSDKTAFFNLAGPGQPGKLVEIGDTETIFSAPTEESTADYIAGRFG